One Drosophila willistoni isolate 14030-0811.24 chromosome 2R unlocalized genomic scaffold, UCI_dwil_1.1 Seg167, whole genome shotgun sequence DNA segment encodes these proteins:
- the LOC6646582 gene encoding phenoloxidase-activating factor 1, whose translation MLLLFFLIIGVQQIFVSDATPQACGKFNETQFYNQQKFLAPGEYPWLGRVGYQFNNQIELRCLAVLISERHAILPAHCARDEALTMVFKNSKGLDWTYTIEEMAVHPDFSPSNRNQQNDIAVATLTKDVQLSEYTQPICLPPSETSGDNYVGQRLEVAGFPLPKRNKEKTESSEPDRFLKVQAQIASEEHCKAKYGAHQFSPTSKQICGYVSGDENVMSGAPLMALTMVDDKPQNIYLVGIVSFGLSIKSTEYPDVFTRILPYKEWIQRNTS comes from the exons ATGCTcttgctattttttttaatcatcGGAGTGCAGCAAATTTTTGTATCAG ATGCTACTCCACAGGCATGTGGCAAATTCAATGAGACGCAATTCTATAACCAACAGAAGTTCCTTGCCCCAGGCGAATACCCATGGTTGGGTCGGGTAGGCTATCAATTTAACAACCAAATTGAACTCCGTTGCTTAGCGGTCCTTATCAGTGAGCGTCATGCTATCCTGCCGGCTCACTGTGCCCGAGACGAGGCGCTCACCATGGTCTTTAAGAACTCCAAAGGTCTAGATTGGACATACACAATCGAGGAGATGGCTGTACATCCCGACTTCTCACCGAGCAATCGCAACCAGCAAAATGACATAGCCGTTGCCACATTGACGAAAGATGTTCAACTGTCAGAATATACACAGCCTATTTGCTTGCCACCTTCAGAAACATCCGGAGATAACTACGTTGGCCAACGATTGGAGGTTGCTGGTTTTCCCCTGCCAAAGCGTAATAAAGAGAAAACGGAGTCATCAGAGCCTGATAGGTTCCTCAAAGTTCAGGCCCAGATAGCCAGCGAGGAGCATTGTAAAGCTAAATATGGAGCGCATCAATTTTCGCCGACCTCAAAACAAATATGCGGATATGTCTCTGGTGATGAAAATGTAATGTCTGGTGCACCACTCATGGCTCTGACTATGGTCGATGACAAACctcaaaatatatatctgGTTGGCATTGTATCCTTTGGTTTATCCATCAAGAGCACTGAGTATCCTGATGTGTTCACTCGTATTCTGCCATATAAAGAGTGGATTCAGAGAAACACTTCTTAA